TAAAATTGAAAAAAGCCAAAATCCAATAAAGAATGAAACATTTAATAATAGAGGATACAAACAGCCTGGAACTGCTATAATCTTATCCTTGCTTATTTTTCCTGGAGTGGGTCAATTTTATAATGAAAATTTAGGGAAGGGTTTTTTGTTTTTTGGGGCAGGGGCATTAGGCACAGGTTTAATGTATTATGGCTATCGAGAGGTAGAAAATACTAGAGAACACCCTAATCAATATAGAAAACATTTCAATGAATCTTGGGGTAATACTGGAGCAATTATCTTTTTTACTACATGGGTATTTGCTTCTATAGATTCCTATTCTTCTGCAAAAAAAATCAATCGCAATTTATCGATGAATGAAGAAAAGAAAAAGGATATACGATTGACATTCACCCCGAATGGAATTAAAGTATGTTATGGATTTTGAAAGAATAATATTTTCCGGTTATGTCATTAAGTAAGCAAAAGTGATCATCCGAAATGATGAAATCCCCCTACCCCCCTTATTAAGGGGAAAAAGAAAACGCTACTATCACTGTAGATGTTTTTAGGACTTGTCAGATCCCCGTTCCTTTAATTCCCCCCTTAATAAGGGGGGATGCCGAAGGCAGGGGCGATCATGAATGCCTGAAGGAGCACACAATACCTCACATTTACCACTGATTACTTACCAAAAGGGATAATTGGGTTTTACTTTTTATGACCGAAAAACACATAAGAAAAATTGCCTTTGAACTGGGAATATCTCCCCGTCAGGTTGCTCCCACAGCCGATCTTCTGGACGAGGGCGCCACTGTCCCCTTTATCGCACGGTATCGTAAGGAAGCGACCGGAAGCCTGGACGAAGTCCAGATCACCGCAGTCCGGGACCGTCTGAAACAACTCCGTGAGCTTGACGAGCGCCGGGAATCCATCCTCCGTTCACTCGATGAGCGGGGACTCCTGACCGAAGAGCTCAGTGAAAAAATCATGGCAGTAGAAACCATGGCCATACTGGAGGATATTTATCTTCCCTACCGCCCGAAACGGCGCACCCGTGCATCCATTGCCCGTGAGAGAGGGCTGGAGCCGCTCGCGCAGATGATTTTCGAACAGGGAGACCTCGATCCCGAACAGGAAGCTGCCGCCTTTGTGAATCCCGAAAAAGAAGTCAATACCATAGAGGATGCGCTGGCCGGCGCCCGCGATATCATCGCCGAATGGGTGAACGAACATGGAGAAGCCCGTGAAAAGATGCGTGAATTTTTCGCTGCCCAGGCGCGGTTCCGCTCCGGCGTGGTGTCCGGAAAGGAAGTTGAAGGGGCGAAATACCGCGACTATTTCGACTGGGACGAACCGGTTGTCTCAGCACCCTCGCACCGTATCCTGGCCATGCGCAGGGGTGAAAGCGAGGGAGTTCTGAGCCTGCGCGTTACCCCGCCGGAAGAACCGGCGCTCTTCATCCTCGAACAGGTGTTCTTGAGAAACGACACCCCGGCGGCCCGTCAGGTGCGGCTGGCTGTTCATGACAGCTACAAGCGTCTTCTCTCCCCTTCCATGGAGACCGAGATACGCCTGGAGACCAAGAAACGCGCCGATGCCGAGGCGATACGGGTGTTCGCTGAAAACCTCCGGCAGCTTTTGCTCGCATCACCTCTCGGAGGAAAGATTGTTCTTGCGGTCGATCCCGGCCTGCGCACCGGCTGTAAAATCTGCTGTCTCGACAGTCAGGGCAAGCTCCTCCACCATGATGTAATCTACCTCCAGCAGTCGGAGAAGCTCGAACAGGAAGCCGCCGACAAGGTCCACACC
This sequence is a window from Candidatus Latescibacter sp.. Protein-coding genes within it:
- a CDS encoding Tex family protein: MTEKHIRKIAFELGISPRQVAPTADLLDEGATVPFIARYRKEATGSLDEVQITAVRDRLKQLRELDERRESILRSLDERGLLTEELSEKIMAVETMAILEDIYLPYRPKRRTRASIARERGLEPLAQMIFEQGDLDPEQEAAAFVNPEKEVNTIEDALAGARDIIAEWVNEHGEAREKMREFFAAQARFRSGVVSGKEVEGAKYRDYFDWDEPVVSAPSHRILAMRRGESEGVLSLRVTPPEEPALFILEQVFLRNDTPAARQVRLAVHDSYKRLLSPSMETEIRLETKKRADAEAIRVFAENLRQLLLASPLGGKIVLAVDPGLRTGCKICCLDSQGKLLHHDVIYLQQSEKLEQEAADKVHTLIREYAIEIIAVGNGTAGRETEAFLRRMVDIQVVMVNESGASVYSASEAAREEFPDKDVTVRGAVSIGRRLMDPLAELVKIDPKSIGVGQYQHDVDQSRLKDSLDDVVMSCVNAVGVELNTASKQILTYVSGLGPKLARNIVDHRNEHGPFRSREEIKKVPRLGTKAFEQAAGFLRIREGDNPLDASAVHPESYPVVNRMALDLGCTVSDLIKEANLRKRLDLSRYITVTVGLPTLNDIYEELAKPGRDPRTSFEIFSFSENVTKPEDLRVGMKLPGIVTNITAFGAFVDIGVHQDGLVHKSQLADKFVKNPANVVKVSQKVMATVVEVDLVRKRISLSLRTNPLPPKERKKSEI